One stretch of Prunus persica cultivar Lovell chromosome G1, Prunus_persica_NCBIv2, whole genome shotgun sequence DNA includes these proteins:
- the LOC18790816 gene encoding uncharacterized protein At2g29880: MVDAANRGWRDSNGLLSKQIVESKIPPVLNAKLGCQKTCHQYQSRLKWFKTRYHSFTQLMHHSSGFGWDSVSKKFTAIEEVWQDYFKSHPSQVHLQRDTFADYEDLVIAIGNGTAAGKNSIGLGDDTDARTYEVGESRPTRLQDTNEAFVPSQNETSYQSLSFGNFTSSPFLDTNLEAPLEKLPQRKKAKTESEANNNSVETITRAELVEKVYVGMDSIAAITTEIRGMHSLMEKREKEREKTNNVWDAIKETSNLDNRAHYKALGLVHKLGMKNAFLKMLHEECSEWILYNMK; this comes from the exons ATGGTTGATGCTGCCAACCGTGGATGGCGCGATTCTAATGGTTTGCTAAGCAAGCAAATAGTAGAAAGCAAGATACCTCCTGTTCTTAATGCAAAACTTGGATGCCAAAAAACTTGTCATCAATATCAGAGCCGTTTGAAATGGTTTAAGACAAGATATCACAGTTTTACTCAGCTTATGCATCATAGTTCTGGATTTGGGTGGGACTCCGTCTCAAAGAAATTCACAGCTATCGAAGAAGTATGGCAAGATTACTTTAAG TCTCATCCAAGTCAAGTGCATCTTCAAAGAGATACATTTGCAGACTATGAGGATTTGGTAATTGCAATTGGCAATGGAACAGCTGCTGGGAAAAACTCAATTGGACTTGGTGATGATACTGATGCTAGAACGTATGAAGTTGGAGAAAGTAGACCTACTAGATTGCAGGATACCAATGAGGCATTTGTACCAAGTCAAAATGAAACATCATACCAATCTTTGTCGTTTGGTAATTTTACTTCATCACCTTTTCTGGACACAAATTTGGAGGCTCCATTAGAAAAGCTCcctcaaagaaagaaagctaaAACTGAGTCTGAAGCAAATAATAATTCAGTTGAGACCATAACTCGAGCTGAACTGGTAGAAAAAGTTTATGTGGGCATGGATTCAATTGCTGCAATTACCACTGAAATTCGAGGAATGCATAGCCTAatggagaaaagagagaaagagagagagaaaaccaacAATGTTTGGGATGCTATCAAAGAGACTTCGAACTTGGATAATCGTGCTCATTACAAAGCACTTGGGCTGGTTCATAAGTTGGGAATGAAAAATGCATTCCTGAAAATGTTACATGAAGAGTGCTCAGAGTGGATACTATACAATATGAAATGA